Proteins encoded within one genomic window of Lactococcus garvieae:
- a CDS encoding acylphosphatase yields MHKVKMIVHGQVQGVGFRYSTVLIARELGIKGRVWNNADGTVGLLAQSDSQAALKSFEMKLRQGPTPFASVSKLDISTTDFSDFKNFDIKY; encoded by the coding sequence ATGCATAAGGTAAAAATGATTGTTCATGGGCAGGTACAAGGCGTTGGCTTTCGCTATAGCACTGTCCTTATTGCAAGAGAACTGGGAATAAAAGGTCGCGTTTGGAACAATGCAGATGGTACGGTCGGTCTTCTGGCTCAATCAGATAGTCAGGCAGCTTTAAAAAGTTTTGAAATGAAGTTGCGTCAAGGGCCAACGCCCTTTGCCTCAGTTTCAAAGTTAGATATCAGCACCACAGACTTTTCAGACTTCAAAAATTTTGATATCAAATATTAA
- a CDS encoding flavodoxin — MALAKVVYASMTGNTQEIAEIVADKLEDLGLDVDLDECTSVDADEFEEADLCIVATYTYGDGELPDEIVDFYEDLKDVNLAGKTFGVCGSGDTFYDDFCICVDMFEEQFGLTGAEKGAESVKVDLNAEDEDITNLEAFAETLAAKVQ; from the coding sequence ATGGCTTTAGCAAAAGTAGTTTATGCAAGTATGACAGGTAATACACAAGAGATCGCAGAGATCGTCGCTGATAAATTAGAAGATTTGGGACTGGATGTAGATTTGGATGAATGTACATCCGTTGATGCTGATGAGTTTGAAGAGGCTGATCTTTGTATCGTTGCCACTTATACTTACGGTGATGGGGAATTACCTGATGAAATCGTCGATTTCTATGAAGATTTGAAAGATGTTAATCTTGCTGGAAAAACTTTTGGTGTTTGTGGTTCAGGAGATACTTTCTACGATGACTTCTGTATCTGTGTCGATATGTTTGAAGAACAGTTTGGGCTCACAGGAGCTGAAAAAGGAGCTGAATCAGTCAAGGTAGATTTAAATGCGGAAGATGAAGATATCACTAATCTTGAAGCCTTTGCTGAAACATTAGCAGCTAAAGTTCAATAA
- a CDS encoding lysozyme family protein, translated as MLKILKLLTKLALLAAVVGVVFYVHRTYTNVKNVMKYEQSVDATLKAQGLEGDTKLALAIIYTETKGNATDVMQSSESLNGNQNSISDEDKSIAQGVANLCKVLEYAEDKNVDIWTGVQAYNFGQSYVDYVAKNGRKNNLELAEKYSRTVVAPSLGNTSNATYYHVTVDSLMNSKGKLYVNGGNMYYANEVKWHLLLLNLFNW; from the coding sequence ATGTTGAAAATTTTGAAGCTACTTACTAAACTTGCACTACTGGCAGCAGTGGTTGGAGTAGTTTTTTATGTGCATAGAACTTATACAAATGTAAAAAATGTGATGAAGTATGAACAATCAGTTGATGCAACTCTTAAAGCTCAAGGGCTAGAAGGAGATACAAAGCTAGCATTAGCAATTATTTATACAGAGACAAAAGGAAATGCTACAGATGTTATGCAGTCGAGCGAGAGCTTAAATGGCAATCAAAACAGTATATCAGATGAAGATAAAAGTATCGCACAAGGTGTGGCAAACCTGTGTAAAGTTTTGGAATACGCTGAAGATAAAAATGTAGATATTTGGACAGGTGTCCAAGCCTATAATTTTGGACAATCTTACGTTGATTATGTAGCCAAAAATGGCAGAAAAAATAATCTCGAACTTGCAGAAAAATATTCACGAACCGTAGTTGCTCCCAGTTTAGGAAACACGTCAAATGCGACCTATTACCATGTGACAGTTGATTCATTAATGAACAGTAAAGGAAAACTTTACGTCAATGGCGGAAATATGTACTATGCAAATGAGGTTAAATGGCATCTCTTGTTGCTTAACCTCTTTAACTGGTAA
- a CDS encoding TrmH family RNA methyltransferase: MEIITAKDNKKIKEARKLLTKKKYRQKSYLIEGFHLLEEAMNSKAEILQIFVEEYKYDKVANCDKVVVVSAEVLKSLSDTGTPQGVIAEVAHKSQEVLFNQGKFLVLENVQDPGNVGTMIRTADAAGYTAVLCLGETADVYAPKVMRSMQGSNFHIPIKLIDSLEILKNAEIPLYVTTLSENSVSHKELVAESSFALIMGNEGSGVTSEAVAAADKLIHIEMPGQAESLNVAVAAGILMFSI; the protein is encoded by the coding sequence ATGGAAATTATTACAGCAAAAGACAATAAAAAAATTAAAGAAGCACGTAAGCTCCTGACTAAGAAAAAGTATCGTCAAAAATCTTATCTTATCGAAGGCTTTCATCTGCTTGAAGAAGCCATGAATTCTAAGGCTGAGATTTTACAAATATTTGTAGAAGAATATAAGTACGATAAAGTCGCAAACTGCGATAAAGTTGTGGTGGTAAGTGCGGAAGTACTGAAGAGCTTATCTGATACGGGAACCCCGCAAGGAGTAATAGCCGAAGTGGCACACAAATCCCAAGAGGTTCTGTTTAATCAAGGTAAATTTTTAGTCCTAGAAAATGTTCAAGATCCTGGGAATGTAGGTACTATGATACGCACAGCTGATGCGGCGGGGTATACAGCTGTACTTTGCTTAGGAGAAACAGCTGATGTTTATGCACCAAAGGTCATGCGAAGTATGCAAGGAAGTAATTTTCATATCCCCATCAAGCTTATCGATAGCCTAGAGATACTGAAAAATGCAGAAATTCCTCTGTATGTTACCACCCTATCTGAAAATTCAGTTAGCCACAAAGAGCTTGTGGCAGAGAGCAGTTTTGCCTTAATTATGGGGAACGAAGGATCTGGTGTAACCTCAGAAGCAGTAGCAGCTGCAGACAAATTGATTCATATTGAAATGCCGGGTCAGGCCGAATCGTTGAATGTTGCAGTTGCGGCAGGGATTCTTATGTTCAGTATATAA